One segment of Alnus glutinosa chromosome 2, dhAlnGlut1.1, whole genome shotgun sequence DNA contains the following:
- the LOC133860765 gene encoding uncharacterized protein LOC133860765, whose translation MSQTSRAFVAASVGVVEAMKDQLGICRWNHVIRSAQQNAKNHLRSMSQAKNLSPSTSAMVMSKAREEKLRRSEESLRTVMYLSCWGPN comes from the coding sequence atgaGTCAAACAAGCAGAGCCTTTGTAGCAGCCAGTGTAGGAGTTGTGGAGGCCATGAAAGACCAGCTGGGGATCTGCAGGTGGAATCATGTCatcagatcagcgcagcaaaATGCCAAGAACCATCTCAGGTCCATGTCTCAGGCCAAGAACCTTTCTCCTTCAACTTCTGCAATGGTTATGAGCAAAGCAAGAGAGGAGAAACTGAGGCGGTCAGAGGAATCTTTGAGGACGGTCATGTACTTGAGCTGTTGGGGTCCCAATTGA
- the LOC133860852 gene encoding uncharacterized protein LOC133860852, whose protein sequence is MSQTCRAFVAASVGVVEAMKDQLGICRWNHVIRSAQQNAKNHLRSMSQAKSLSPSTSAMVMSKAREEKLRRSEESLRTVMYLSCWGPN, encoded by the coding sequence atgaGTCAAACATGCAGAGCCTTTGTAGCAGCCAGTGTAGGAGTTGTGGAGGCCATGAAAGACCAGCTGGGGATCTGCAGGTGGAATCATGTCatcagatcagcgcagcaaaATGCCAAGAACCATCTCAGGTCCATGTCTCAGGCCAAGAGCCTTTCTCCTTCAACTTCTGCAATGGTTATGAGCAAAGCAAGAGAGGAGAAACTGAGGCGGTCAGAGGAGTCTTTGAGGACGGTCATGTACTTGAGCTGTTGGGGTCCCAATTGA
- the LOC133860242 gene encoding protein FAR-RED IMPAIRED RESPONSE 1-like, which translates to MGFGVVQKKVTRDKISKKEVRVTIACARQGKLAPKTSKPNPTTKTDCKAKLNAKLVETKWYVTSVIADHNHDLSPGKARYFKCNRILNPSVKRKIIVNDIAGIGLSQSYNSLAVEAGGYENLPFVEKDCRNFINKERHLRLGQGGAKALRDYFTKMQAMNNGFYAVMDLDDESRLRNVFWADARSRASYESFGDVVTFDTTYLTNKYGMPFAPFVGVNHHGQSILLGAGLLSSEDTKNFVWLFQTWLECMNGRAPNAIITDQDKAIKNAIARVFPGTRHRYCLWHILKKIPEKFKAYSQYDAIKSALRRCVYESQTCGDFEVPAYLKGVFWAGMTTTQRSESMNAFFDGYVRPSTILKQFVDKYDIALRRKVENEALADFNSFNSTLPCLTFYSFEKKFQQVYTIAKFKEVQEEILSRIYCTVSLSTKECAVCTYQVIELVQVSVEDAFVKEVIYVVYLNEDEDEFEVKCTCGSFESRGILCRHAISVLTAHNITSLPPRYYLDRWRKDVE; encoded by the exons ATGGGTTTTGGGGTGGTACAAAAGAAAGTTACTAGAGACAAAATCAGTAAGAAAGAAGTACGTGTCACCATTGCATGTGCTCGTCAAGGCAAGCTAGCACCCAAGACAAgtaagccaaatccaacaaccaAAACGGATTGTAAGGCCAAGTTGAATGCAAAGTTGGTTGAAACGAAGTGGTATGTGACTAGTGTAATTGCTGACCACAATCATGATTTAAGTCCAGGAAAAGCAAGATATTTTAAATGTAATAGGATATTGAATCCTAGTGTGAAAAGAAAGATTATAGTAAATGATATAGCTGGGATTGGACTGAGTCAGAGTTATAACTCTCTTGCTGTTGAAGCTGGGGGGTATGAGAATCTTCCATTTGTAGAAAAAGACTGCCGAAATTTTATTAACAAGGAAAGACATCTTCGGCTTGGCCAAGGAGGTGCTAAAGCACTACGTGACTATTTTACTAAGATGCAAGCAATGAACAATGGTTTCTATGCTGTGATGGATTTGGATGATGAATCTAGGTTGAGAAATGTGTTTTGGGCGGATGCACGAAGTAGGGCATCATATGAAAGTTTTGGGGATGTCGTTACATTTGACACGACATACTTGACAAATAAGTATGGaatgccatttgctcctttCGTAGGAGTAAACCATCATGGACAATCAATCCTTTTGGGGGCAGGATTACTATCAAGTGAGGATACAAAAAATTTTGTGTGGCTGTTTCAAACATGGTTGGAATGCATGAATGGTCGGGCGCCAAATGCAATAATAACAGATCAAGATAAGGCCATAAAAAATGCAATTGCAAGAGTTTTCCCAGGAACCCGACACAGATATTGTCTATGGCacatcttgaaaaaaattccagAAAAGTTTAAAGCATATTCACAATATGATGCCATCAAGAGTGCCTTACGAAGATGTGTATATGAATCTCAGACATGTGGTGACTTCGAG GTACCAGCATATCTAAAAGGTGTATTTTGGGCTGGTATGACAACTACACAACGGAGTGAAAGTATGAATGCCTTTTTTGATGGGTATGTGCGTCCTTCAACCATATTGAAGCAATTTGTTGACAAATATGATATTGCTTTACGGAGGAAGGTTGAGAATGAGGCTCTTGCAgatttcaattcttttaattctACACTTCCATGCTTAACCTTCTattcttttgagaaaaaatttcagCAAGTTTACACCATTGCAAAATTCAAAGAAGTCCAGGAGGAGATATTGAGTAGAATTTATTGTACTGTATCCCTTTCGACTAAAGAGTGTGCAGTTTGTACCTATCAAGTGATTGAACTGGTACAAGTATCAGTTGAAGATGCATTTGTGAAAGAAGTAATATATGTTGTTTACTtgaatgaagatgaagatgagtTTGAAGTAAAATGCACATGTGGATCCTTTGAATCAAGAGGCATCTTGTGTAGACATGCCATTTCTGTACTGACTGCACATAACATTACATCATTGCCCCCCAGATATTATCTTGACCGTTGGAGGAAGGATGTGGAGTGA